One Salarias fasciatus chromosome 22, fSalaFa1.1, whole genome shotgun sequence DNA segment encodes these proteins:
- the LOC115380941 gene encoding 40S ribosomal protein S27: MPLAKDLLHPSPEEEKRRHKKKRLVQSPNSYFMDVKCPGCYKITTVFSHAQTVVLCVGCSTVLCQPTGGKARLTEGCSFRRKQH; the protein is encoded by the exons ATGCCA CTCGCAAAAGACTTGTTGCACCCATCccctgaggaggagaagaggaggcacAAGAAGAAGCGTCTCGTACAGAGTCCCAACTCTTACTTCATGGATGTGAAATGTCCAG gATGCTACAAGATCACAACTGTGTTTAGCCACGCTCAGACGGTCGTGCTGTGTGTCGGCTGCTCGACAGTCCTGTGTCAGCCCACTGGAGGCAAAGCACGTCTCACAGAGG GGTGCTCATTCAGGAGGAAGCAGCATTAG